ACTCCATAGTAGTGGATTCCAGACCTTGTTTGACTTTATAGACACAAATCTCTTAAAAAGATTTGTTTCAATGGTTGGATTTCTGGGTATTAAGCAGGTACTGTGGTTTTAAAACTGACCCATTCTTATGGAACATTTTATATCAGGAAAAGCTTTAGATTTCGACAATCTATACATGGAGTTTATATGCCAAAAGGAGAGCTTACAATGCAGGTTCAAAAGGTCGATCATCATGAATTGTTCGAGCAGATCTATAACCAAGCACCTATTGGAATTGCACTCGTTGCTCCAACAGGACAATGGATGAAAGTGAACCCTGCTTTTTGCTGTTTGCTAGGTTATACAAGTGATGAATTAATGGATCTCACGTACCAGGATATTACACATCCGGATGATTCACCGCAAGATATGATCTGTAGTTACGAGTTATTTGAAGGTAAAATAAAAGAAAATCAATACGAAAAGCGATACATCAATAAAAATGGTGACATCTTATGGACGTCATTGCATCTTACATTAGTCCGTAGCGAAATTACGGATGAACCTATTTATTTTATTTGCCATATTATTGATATTACTGACCGCAAAATGTCTGAACAAAAGCTTCTGTATAGTGAAGAGATGTTCAAACTTATTACAGATCATGCTCAGGAGATCATCTATATTGCCGATCAGGAGGGTGTTTGTCGATTCTGCTCCCCCTCCGTTCAAGGTTTACTGGGTTATTCGCCAGAACAAGTAATTGGTCAAAATAATGATGCATATTTTCATCCACAAGATCTGGAACGGATTTCACAGATGGACTTGACCAAGGGTAATCTGTTGAATACTAGGGTCCGTCATAAAGATGGGCATTATCTGTGGTTTGAAACCACATACAAAGTCTTTGGTGATGCTGAGCATGGAATGCAGATTCTTTCAATTGGACGAGATGTATCCGAACGGAAAAAACATAAAGACATCAGTGCAGAGGCTGAACGCATCGCCTTAATTGGCAGTTGGGAATGGGATATGGTCAATGACCAGATCGCTCTTTCAGATCAGATTTTTGAGATTCTTGAATTCGAACGTACACGAAAATCATATCGTGCAAGTGATATAGCTAATGTGATTAATCCCGCGGATAAAGCCTCCTTATACGAACAGATGGAATGGGTAAAACAAGGGAAAGCGCTAGATTTCGAGTACAAGCACATTAGCACGAATGGAAGTGAGAAGTATCTTCACTTACGCGGGTTAGTTACGCTCGATGAGAATGGTCAGCCAGTCCAGCTAAACGGAACACTACAGGATATTACTGAACGCAAACGTATCGAATTTAAATTGCAGGAATCTGTGGAGCGATACACTTCGCTTAAGAAATACAATCATGACGCCATTATCTCGTTTAACATGGATGGTAATATTATGAATGCGAATCCAGTAGCGGTGAAAATGACGGGCTGTCCCGTGGCTGAAATGATCGGCACAAGCATAAGCAGATTTATTGGAGCCAGTAATCTGGGTCTGATTCTGGGGAGTAATTATGAGATGGCTGAGAAGGAGATCAACGCTGTTCGGCACATGGAAGGCTTTGAGACAGAGGTCTTGGCTACACTTGCTCCAATCATTGTTAATAAATCCAATGTCGGGTTTTACCTGATTGCGAAGGACATTACAGAGCAGAAAAAACTGCTTGTAGCCAAAGAGACAGCGGAGAGAATGAATAAGGCCAAAAGTGAATTTTTGGCGATGATGAGTCATGAAATCCGTACACCTATGAACGGTGTAATTGGTATGACGGATTTGCTCTTGGATACTCCTGGACTTAGCGGGGAACAAAAGGAATATATTGAAATCATTCAGAAGAGTGGAGATTCCTTGCTGGCCATCATTAATGATATTCTTGATTTTTCCAAAATAGAGTCAGGCAAAACCGATCTGGTCGAAGATCCTTTTGATTCCGTAGAAATCGTGACCGAGACGGTGCAAATCGTTAAACCACTGGCTCGTGAAAAGAAGCTGGATGTTCGTATGTGCGTAGAAGATGCTATTCCAACTCCGGTGTATGGTGATGCTTATCGTCTTAAGCAGGTACTTACCAATATCATTGGCAACGCGGTTAAATTCACTTCAGAAGGCAGCGTAGAAGTTAAAGTGGGAGTTAAGGAGCAGCGGGGCAATACCGTGCAGCTTTATTTTCAGGTAAAGGATTCGGGCATTGGCATTCCGGCTGAGAGGAAACAACAATTATTTGAACCTTTCTACCAATTGGAGAATTTTATGACCCGCAAACCTCAAGGTACGGGTCTTGGCCTTGCCATTAGCAAGAAATTGGTGGAGCTTATGCAGGGCGAGATCTGGATCGAGGAATCGGATGAACCGGGTACAATATTTATATTTACTGCCCAATTTAAATTAAATAATGGTGAAGAAAGCAACAGGTTGGATCAACAGCAGAAGAAGAGCAGAACATCAGCCTTGAGGATTTTAATTGCAGAAGACAATGAGGTGAATCAGCTCGTTCTTAGCAGAATTGTTGAGAAAAAAGGGCACTTCGTGGATCATGTGGCGGATGGTGTTGAGGCAGTCGAGGCGGTCAAACACAATTCATATGATATTGTCTTCATGGATGTGCATATGCCAAGGCTTAATGGATTCGAAGCGACAAAATTGATTAAAAATTCTTTGCCCCCCGAGAATTGTCCATACATTATTGCGGTAACTGCAAATGCCGTAAGAGGAGACATGGAGAACTGTTTGAAGGCAGGCATGGATGCGTACGTCAGCAAACCGATTAAAATCGAGTCCATCATGCAGGTATTGGAGACCTATTACACCAAAAATAATCTCTAATTGCACTCAAATGGATCGGCAATAGAGCCGTTAGCTTATCGTAAATAGGCTAGCGGCTTTTTTGCCGATCCATGATTTTGTTCAGCCCTATATCCCACAGATGCGTCTGTGCACATATATACCTAAGGATTTTTGATCCACAATTGGGAGATGTCCATATATCCGAATTCTGCTATCTGCATGCCGAAGATGCTCTGATCCAGTTCAGCCTGCTTGTTCATGTGACAGCCATGCAAGATCCAGCAGTGATCACGTAGCAAGGCTTCAGCTTCATCCAGGAGCGTTGTGCGGTCTGCCCGATGAAGCGTTGCGAAATGATCCAGTTTGTCATCCAGTTGAGACAGGAATACAGGGGACATACACATATGAAAATGATTGGACAGGTTTTTGAAAAAATGAATCATGCCGTACTGCCAATCTTCCTCCAGTATCTCTTCAGCCAAGATCAATTGGGCGTTCGTGGTTTCCTCTGAGTTGAAATAATCCACAACGGCGTGCATGCTGATGTTCATTCCGATGGACTGCGCACGACATTGGAACCACTCCGCAACGTCTGCGTCCTTATTATGCTTATACGATAAAGTTATCGTCTCACCCCGGTACCCACAGCTATGCAGCAATTCACGAGCATCGTCAAGAGAAACCGCTGTCCAGTCTTGGGCTGCACTTCTCCAGGGAAGGAAGCTGCTGGCTGGTGTGATCCGATTACCACCGAGATCTCTGACAAGCGCGACCGGATCATAGACGATACGCAGGGCTTGTCGAAATAGGGGATGATGATGGATGCCTTCCTTGTGAAAATTAAACAGCATATACTGACAACCCAGTGCCGGATAATTGATGCTGTTGGTCTGTTCACAGCCTGTTGTGAGACTCAATCGATCAGTACCTGGTAGCTCATAATAGCGATCATTCGGACTCAGGTCAGTCACAAACCAGAAATGGACTTGATCCAGATGTGGCCGGATGCCGTAGTAGGCATCAAATGCGGTAAGTTCCAACACATCTTCATTCAGCTCAGAGATCTGAAAAGGACCGGTACCTATTAAGGTATTGGCTACATTGTAATCGTAGGGCAGGATCGTCATTCGAATACAACTGAACAGATGCAAGAAGAACCGATTAGGACGACGAAGAACAAACTTGATACAGTAATCGCCAGCTACTTCCGCACGTTCGATATCCCGATACAACCAGATGGACGGACTATTCACATCTATTAATCGTTGCAACGTCGCTTGGACATCCCGGGACGTCATGACACGACCGTTGTGAAAACGTACACCTTTCCTGAGATAGAAGGTCCACAATCGATGGTCCTCACTGCACTCCCACATATGAGCCAATGCTGGCCGGAATGATTCCATCTTGGCATCATAAGTGATTAATGTATTACAGACCTGGCTCAGCAGATAGGTTTCAAATGCAGTATAAACAAAGGCTGGGTCCAGATCACCTAACTGGCGAGACCTCATAATGCGCAGGATATCCTGACCTGAGGAAGTTTCCTCATGGCTGTGAAATCCCATCTGTTGATGGAGGGAGAGCATGAGCTGTTCTCGCAGTGAATCGTGCATCTGAATGGTTCCGATGAGTTCAATGGCATCTTTCATTTTGCCTTTAGCGAGAAGTTCGGTAAAACTCGCTTCCAGCGCTTCATTCATGCTACGCAGCAACGTTAACTCCGAATGGTGCCCACGACCACGGCCTGGTTGCCAGTGGATGAAGCCTTGCTCCTCCAATTTTCTAATAATGAACTTCACATTACGAGGGGTGCAGCACAAGGCAGCGGACAAGCTATCAATTGTTACCGCTACAGGTTCATGGAGCTTGAACGAAAGCTGTTCGGCCCCGGCGAGCCTTATAAAGTGTGTATGTAGGGTATCCATGGTCATGACTCCTCTATTAAAGGTGAAAAGTGTGATGATATGTTTACACTTTTCTTTCCCCCTTTTATCCTTACAATTATACATTAGTAGAGATTGTTCAAAAAGTCCGCTTTTGAAGCATCTAGAAAGAATAGGAGAAGTTCGCATGAAGCAATATTTAAGGCAAATTCACCCCTTGGCATGGACCATCATTATCGGAACCATGTTTGGACGTCTTGTGACGTCAATGAGTATCCCGTTTCTATCCATCTATCTGACACGTGTACTAGAGGCTACACCGACCCAGACCGGTATTACTGTGGCCGTTAGCTCGCTGGCAGGTGTAATGGTCAGCTTTTATGGAGGTTATATTTCGGACCGGATCGGGCGCAAAATCGTGATGTTAATCTCGGTATTTAGTTGGGCAGGTGTGTTTTTTATTTTTTCAGCAGCAGAGCATCTATGGGTGTTCTTTGTTGCCAATACGTTAAACGGATTATGCCGTGCAGTATTTGAGCCTACCTCCAGAGCCCTGTTATCGGATATTACTTCTCCGCAGAACAAATTGCTGGTGTTTAACCTCAGATATGCTGCAATTAATCTTGGTGTGGTCTTTGGGCCAATTATCGGATTTCAGCTGGGATCATCTGAATCAACGTTTCCGTTTGTGATTTCCGGCTTGGTATACATCGCATATGGACTTGTATTATTTCTGCAATTCAAGCTACAGCATGCCAATCTGCCAGAGCGTCATCAGGCAACCGCACCACGTTTGCGTGAAGCACTCATAACCACCGGTCGCGACCGGGTGTTTTTGCCAGTATTAATCGGTACCACATTTTGTGTTCTGGGTTACGGGCACTTTAGTTCTACGTTGGCACAGTACTTGGCGAGGAGCCCGATCTTTGAAAATGGAAGTCAGATGTTCTCGTACATGCTGTCCCTGAATGCGGTGACGGTACTGATTATTCAGTATCCGCTTGTGCGAACCTTCCGAAACTTTCCACCGCTTGTTCCTCTGATTGTAGGTAATCTGCTGGTCGCAACCAGTCTGATGATGGTCGGAATCGCTGAAGGTGTATTCATGATGATGATGAGTGTCATACTATTTACCATTGGGGAAGTATTGTTGTTCACGATGATGGATATGCTCATCGACCGGATTGCGAAGCCGGAATGGAAGGGGACGTATTTCGGAACTATCGGCTTCAATAATATTGGTAGTGTTATCGCTCCTGTAATGGGAGGGTTGTTGTTAAGTCAATTTGGAGCAGAGAATGGGCTCGCTGTTTTTGTACCGATTGCACTGACGACTGCACTGGGAGTACCTTTTCTTCTGATCGCACATAGACGTCTTGTTGTTAGAGAGAAGCAAACGGAGTCCACATCATTGAGTGTGTAGCAGGAATTGAAAGATTAATGACATGAATTAAATAACAATTCAGTTAAAATTATCTTGACGTATGTTGAACCAGCGAATACAATAAACAACAAATATGTGAAACGGGTGGGATGATGATTATGTTTATGCCTATACAGATTTCGAATCGATAACTGAATACGCATGAGCATAGTGACATTAATCCAATTTTTTGTAATGATCGCGTTGGGACAGTCATGTTTGTGCACCCCTGTCGTGGACGCTCATCATTATTGCGATGCAGAGGAGATTCGGGAAATGCTTTGCATTTCATCCGGTCTCTTTTGGTTATAAGCTGTAGATGAACTTTAGTTCATCTATGGCTTTTTTGCATGCATCCCACCAATCCGTTCACATGGAAAGGAGCATTTGAAGCGTTATTTTATAAAACTAACTTTGGTAAAAAGGAGAATGTACAATGGTCAACATAGGTTCTACATATCAATTATGGGCGGGAAATACCGATTTTAATGTCATTATGTATGACTCATCCTAGTAAGAGAAAGTTGCTGTGTCGATAAGACCATCAACAAATATGAATTGGCAAGAACAATTAAATAAATCTATGAAGAGGTGGGACCTGTGCCCAAAACAGAGAAACGCTCCATGTCTTGGCTGCTGCGCTATTTAAAACCAGTCAAAGGACGGCTGGCCTTACTTTTAATCATGTTGCTGACATCAACGGGGCTTCAGCTTTTGAATCCACAGATCATCAAACGATTTATCGATACAGCAGCAAGTGGGGGAGTCCTCACCAATCTTGTTCAACTCGCAGGAATATTTCTGGTTGTTGCAGTGTTTAATCAACTCATCACGGTAGCGGTAAGTTATTTGGGGAATGATGTGGCCTGGCGGGCCACGAATCAACTGCGCGGAGATCTGCTGAAGCACTGTCTGCGTCTCGATATGCGTTTTCATAATGTGAAAACACCTGGTGAGATGATTGAACGTGTGGATGGTGACGTAACGAGTATCTCCAATTTTTTCGCGATGTTTATTGTGCAAGTAATCGGGAGTTTTGTACTGCTGGCCGGAATTCTCGGGTTCATGTTCAGCGTCAATGTGCCTATTGCTTTGGTCATGACCGTGTTCACATTGTTATCGATCCTGTTCATGGTCTTCATCCGAAATCTGGGCGTGGACTCTTCCAAAAATGAACGGGCGGCAAGCGCCGCTCTGTTCGGATTAATTGAAGAACGTATTGCCGGGATTGAAGATGTGCAAGCGAATGGCCATGTGCCCTATGTGATGAACCGCTTTTACCGCACGATGCGCACGGTATTCCGTAAGGGGAGAAAAGCCT
The window above is part of the Paenibacillus sp. 1781tsa1 genome. Proteins encoded here:
- a CDS encoding PAS domain S-box protein; its protein translation is MQVQKVDHHELFEQIYNQAPIGIALVAPTGQWMKVNPAFCCLLGYTSDELMDLTYQDITHPDDSPQDMICSYELFEGKIKENQYEKRYINKNGDILWTSLHLTLVRSEITDEPIYFICHIIDITDRKMSEQKLLYSEEMFKLITDHAQEIIYIADQEGVCRFCSPSVQGLLGYSPEQVIGQNNDAYFHPQDLERISQMDLTKGNLLNTRVRHKDGHYLWFETTYKVFGDAEHGMQILSIGRDVSERKKHKDISAEAERIALIGSWEWDMVNDQIALSDQIFEILEFERTRKSYRASDIANVINPADKASLYEQMEWVKQGKALDFEYKHISTNGSEKYLHLRGLVTLDENGQPVQLNGTLQDITERKRIEFKLQESVERYTSLKKYNHDAIISFNMDGNIMNANPVAVKMTGCPVAEMIGTSISRFIGASNLGLILGSNYEMAEKEINAVRHMEGFETEVLATLAPIIVNKSNVGFYLIAKDITEQKKLLVAKETAERMNKAKSEFLAMMSHEIRTPMNGVIGMTDLLLDTPGLSGEQKEYIEIIQKSGDSLLAIINDILDFSKIESGKTDLVEDPFDSVEIVTETVQIVKPLAREKKLDVRMCVEDAIPTPVYGDAYRLKQVLTNIIGNAVKFTSEGSVEVKVGVKEQRGNTVQLYFQVKDSGIGIPAERKQQLFEPFYQLENFMTRKPQGTGLGLAISKKLVELMQGEIWIEESDEPGTIFIFTAQFKLNNGEESNRLDQQQKKSRTSALRILIAEDNEVNQLVLSRIVEKKGHFVDHVADGVEAVEAVKHNSYDIVFMDVHMPRLNGFEATKLIKNSLPPENCPYIIAVTANAVRGDMENCLKAGMDAYVSKPIKIESIMQVLETYYTKNNL
- a CDS encoding ABC transporter substrate-binding protein, with product MDTLHTHFIRLAGAEQLSFKLHEPVAVTIDSLSAALCCTPRNVKFIIRKLEEQGFIHWQPGRGRGHHSELTLLRSMNEALEASFTELLAKGKMKDAIELIGTIQMHDSLREQLMLSLHQQMGFHSHEETSSGQDILRIMRSRQLGDLDPAFVYTAFETYLLSQVCNTLITYDAKMESFRPALAHMWECSEDHRLWTFYLRKGVRFHNGRVMTSRDVQATLQRLIDVNSPSIWLYRDIERAEVAGDYCIKFVLRRPNRFFLHLFSCIRMTILPYDYNVANTLIGTGPFQISELNEDVLELTAFDAYYGIRPHLDQVHFWFVTDLSPNDRYYELPGTDRLSLTTGCEQTNSINYPALGCQYMLFNFHKEGIHHHPLFRQALRIVYDPVALVRDLGGNRITPASSFLPWRSAAQDWTAVSLDDARELLHSCGYRGETITLSYKHNKDADVAEWFQCRAQSIGMNISMHAVVDYFNSEETTNAQLILAEEILEEDWQYGMIHFFKNLSNHFHMCMSPVFLSQLDDKLDHFATLHRADRTTLLDEAEALLRDHCWILHGCHMNKQAELDQSIFGMQIAEFGYMDISQLWIKNP
- a CDS encoding MDR family MFS transporter → MKQYLRQIHPLAWTIIIGTMFGRLVTSMSIPFLSIYLTRVLEATPTQTGITVAVSSLAGVMVSFYGGYISDRIGRKIVMLISVFSWAGVFFIFSAAEHLWVFFVANTLNGLCRAVFEPTSRALLSDITSPQNKLLVFNLRYAAINLGVVFGPIIGFQLGSSESTFPFVISGLVYIAYGLVLFLQFKLQHANLPERHQATAPRLREALITTGRDRVFLPVLIGTTFCVLGYGHFSSTLAQYLARSPIFENGSQMFSYMLSLNAVTVLIIQYPLVRTFRNFPPLVPLIVGNLLVATSLMMVGIAEGVFMMMMSVILFTIGEVLLFTMMDMLIDRIAKPEWKGTYFGTIGFNNIGSVIAPVMGGLLLSQFGAENGLAVFVPIALTTALGVPFLLIAHRRLVVREKQTESTSLSV